GAGCATCGTCGACAGCTATTGGGGCAGCAACGACATCGTCATCGGCAGCTTCGGTTGCTAACGCCGCTTCAACAACACCGGTTTTTACACCACGTTTTCTAGCCGACCGACCCGCGATCATGGCAAGCAGAACACCTGATGCTGCGGCGCCTACCAGAATCCATGCAACCCAGAGAAATGGCTTATTGACCAACGGCAATACGATGAAGCCGCCATGTGGTGCAGGCACCTGAATGCGTGACATGTAAGTCAAAACAGCCGCAATTGCCGAACCAACCATGAATGCTGGAATATTCATTAACGGATTCTTCGCGGCGAATGGAATCGCGCCTTCTGTGATATGCGTCGAGCCAAGAAGTGCATTGACATAGCCAGCACTGCGTTCATCGCGGTTATAAGCTTTCGGGTTGAGCAGAACCGAAATCGTGGTTGCCAACGGCGGGGCAATGCAGGCCGCTGATACACCAGCCATGAAGAAGTAATTGCCTTGTGCCAGTAGTGCCGTCCCGGTCAGATAAGCCGCTTTGTTAATCGGTCCGCCAAAATCAGCGGCACACATCACACCAACGACAATACCTAGAATGATCGGGCTGGAGCTTTCAAGTCCTTTTAACCAAGCCATTAAGCCTAAGTTCATCGCCTTCATTGGCGTATTAATCAAAAACATAATGGATCCGGCAATGAAAACGCCTAATACCGGATACAGAAAAATAGCTTTTAACCCACGGAACTCTCTGTCAGGCATGAAAGCAAATGCCTTTTGCAATAATAGGATGACCAATCCGGCCATGTAGCCACCAACAATAGCGCCTAAGAACCCCGACCCGTTGCCGCCATTATAAGCAATCATGCCGACTGCCATCCCAACGATCAAGCCGGAACGCTTGGCAACAGCTTCACCAATATAAGCAGCCAGCACTGGCACCATGAGTCCCATTGCTGCACCGCCGACTGCATTCAGCATGGCTGCAAACTGATTGTATTGAGCGTTCTTGGGATCGGCAGAATAAATGCCCCAGAAGAAGGAAATCGCAATCAGGACACCACCGGCGACCACTAGTGGCAACATGTGTGAAACACCATTCATCAAACTCGTATAAATTTTGTTCCCGATACCCGCTGAACTAGTTTCGGTCTTTTCACCGGCTTCAGCCGTGGCTTTGCCACCTTTAGGCATGAACACCGCCGTATCGCTGCTTAACGCTTCTTGAATCAGTTTAGCCGGTTCGCGAATGCCAGCAGCAACTGGGACATTGACCAGTGGCTTGCCAGCAAAGCGATCGGCGTCGACATCAATATCTGATGCGATGACAACCCCTTTAGCGCCGCTGATTTCTTCTTGTGTCAACGGATCGTCCACCCCGGTTTGTCCGTGGGTTTCGACTTTAATTGTCAATCCCATTTTCTTAGCCGCTTGTTCCAAGGCTTCCTGCGCCATGTACGTATGAGCGATACCAGTTGCACAGCCTGTCGCGGCGATTAAATCATACTTTGCCATTACTTAACCCTCCATCTTGCGAATTTTGATTTGTCCTAACAACTCATCGGTATTTGAAAAATCAGTGATCCATGCCTGTCGTGCCGTGTCACTGCCAGCCGCAATCGCCAGTTTCAGCGTCTCTGCCAGATCATGATGCTGATACAACCCGGCTAAAAAGGTC
This genomic window from Lacticaseibacillus paracasei subsp. paracasei contains:
- a CDS encoding fructose-specific PTS transporter subunit EIIC; protein product: MAKYDLIAATGCATGIAHTYMAQEALEQAAKKMGLTIKVETHGQTGVDDPLTQEEISGAKGVVIASDIDVDADRFAGKPLVNVPVAAGIREPAKLIQEALSSDTAVFMPKGGKATAEAGEKTETSSAGIGNKIYTSLMNGVSHMLPLVVAGGVLIAISFFWGIYSADPKNAQYNQFAAMLNAVGGAAMGLMVPVLAAYIGEAVAKRSGLIVGMAVGMIAYNGGNGSGFLGAIVGGYMAGLVILLLQKAFAFMPDREFRGLKAIFLYPVLGVFIAGSIMFLINTPMKAMNLGLMAWLKGLESSSPIILGIVVGVMCAADFGGPINKAAYLTGTALLAQGNYFFMAGVSAACIAPPLATTISVLLNPKAYNRDERSAGYVNALLGSTHITEGAIPFAAKNPLMNIPAFMVGSAIAAVLTYMSRIQVPAPHGGFIVLPLVNKPFLWVAWILVGAAASGVLLAMIAGRSARKRGVKTGVVEAALATEAADDDVVAAPIAVDDARNQPAPTTDDDQSFDPGEILNKEFIEVNVPAKTRDDVLHYLADMAVKDGLATDADAIFKKYVAREEEGSTGMEKGIAIPHAQDETIKRSAMLILHLAQPVEWKTFDGKPVNAVISFLIPEHDSGSHLKYLSNTAKLLTHEDFVKSFQAAQTPDALYDLFNR